In Symphalangus syndactylus isolate Jambi chromosome 14, NHGRI_mSymSyn1-v2.1_pri, whole genome shotgun sequence, one DNA window encodes the following:
- the REL gene encoding proto-oncogene c-Rel isoform X1, with amino-acid sequence MASGVYNPYIEIIEQPRQRGMRFRYKCEGRSAGSIPGEHSTDNNRTYPSIQIMNYYGKGKVRITLVTKNDPYKPHPHDLVGKDCRDGYYEAEFGQERRPLFFQNLGIRCVKKKEVKEAIITRIKAGINPFNVPEKQLNDIEDCDLNVVRLCFQVFLPDEHGNLTTALPPVVSNPIYDNRAPNTAELRICRVNKNCGSVRGGDEIFLLCDKVQKDDIEVRFVLNDWEAKGIFSQADVHRQVAIVFKTPPYCKAITEPVTVKMQLRRPSDQEVSESMDFRYLPDEKDTYGNKAKKQKTTLLFQKLCQDHVETGFRHVDQDGLELLTSGDPPTLASQNAGITVNFPERPRLGLLGSIGEGRYFKKEPSLFSHDAVVREMPTGVSSQAESYYPSPGPISSGLSHHASMAPLPSSSWSSVAHPTPRSGNTNPLSSFSTGTLPSNSQGIPPFLRIPVGNDLNASNTCIYNNADDIVGMEASSMPPEDLYGISDPNMLSNCSVNMMTTSNDSMGETDNPRLLSMNLENPSCNSVLDPRDLRQLHQMSSSSMSAGTNSNTTVFVSQSDAFEGSDFSCADNSMINESGPSNSTNPNSHGFVQGSQYSGIGSMQNEQLSDSFPYEFFQV; translated from the exons ATTATGAACTATTATGGAAAAGGAAAAGTGAGAATTACATTAGTAACAAAGAATGACCCATATAAACCTCATCCTCATGATTTAGTTGGAAAAGACTGCAGAGACGGCTACTATGAAGCGGAATTTGGACAAGAACGCAGACCTCTGTT TTTCCAAAATTTGGGTATTCGATGtgtgaagaaaaaagaagtaaaagaagctATTATTACAAGAATAAAGGCAGGAATCAATCCATTCAATG tcCCTGAAAAACAGCTGAATGATATTGAAGATTGTGACCTCAATGTGGTGAGACTATGTTTTCAAGTTTTCCTCCCTGATGAACATGGTAATTTGACGACTGCTCTTCCTCCTGTTGTCTCGAACCCAATTTATGACAACC gtGCTCCAAATACTGCAGAATTAAGGATTTGTCGTGTAAACAAGAATTGTGGAAGTGTCAGAGGAGGAGATGAAATATTTCTACTTTGTGACAAAGTTCagaaag ATGACATAGAAGTTCGTTTTGTGTTGAACGATTGGGAAGCAAAAGGCATCTTTTCACAAGCTGATGTACACCGTCAAGTAGCCATTGTTTTCAAAACTCCACCATATTGCAAAGCTATCACAGAACCCGTAACAGTAAAAATGCAGTTGCGGAGACCTTCTGACCAGGAAGTTAGTGAATCTATGGATTTTAGATATCTGCCAGATGAAAAAG ATACTTACGGcaataaagcaaagaaacaaaagacgACTTTGCTTTTCCAGAAACTGTGCCAGGATCACG tagaaacagggtttcgccatgttgaccaggatggtcttgaactcctgacctcaggtgatccacccaccttggcctcccaaaatgctgggattacag TTAATTTTCCTGAGAGACCAAGACTTGGTCTCCTCGGTTCAATTGGAGAAGGAAGATACTTCAAAAAAG AACCAAGCTTGTTTTCTCATGATGCAGTTGTGAGAGAAATGCCTACAGGGGTTTCAAGTCAAGCAGAATCCTACTATCCCTCACCTGGGCCCATCTCAAGTGGATTGTCACATCATGCCTCAATGGCACCTCTGCCTTCTTCAAGCTGGTCATCAgtggcccaccccaccccacgcTCAGGCAATACAAACCCACTGAGTAGTTTTTCAACAGGGACACTTCCTTCTAATTCACAAGGTATCCCACCATTCCTGAGAATACCTGTTGGGAATGATTTAAATGCTTCTAACACTTGCATTTATAACAATGCCGATGACATAGTCGGAATGGAAGCGTCATCCATGCCACCAGAAGACTTATATGGTATTTCTGATCCCAACATGCTGTCTAATTGTTCTGTGAATATGATGACAACCAGCAATGACAGCATGGGAGAGACCGATAATCCAAGACTTCTGAGCATGAATCTTGAAAACCCCTCATGTAATTCAGTGTTAGACCCAAGAGACTTGAGACAACTCCATCAGATGTCCTCTTCCAGTATGTCAGCAGGCACCAATTCCAATACTACTGTTTTTGTTTCACAATCAGATGCATTTGAGGGATCTGACTTCAGTTGTGCAGATAACAGCATGATAAATGAGTCGGGACCATCAAACAGTACTAATCCAAACAGTCATGGTTTTGTTCAAGGTAGTCAGTATTCAGGTATTGGCAGTATGCAAAATGAGCAATTGAGTGACtcctttccatatgaattttttcaaGTATAA
- the REL gene encoding proto-oncogene c-Rel isoform X2, translated as MRFRYKCEGRSAGSIPGEHSTDNNRTYPSIQIMNYYGKGKVRITLVTKNDPYKPHPHDLVGKDCRDGYYEAEFGQERRPLFFQNLGIRCVKKKEVKEAIITRIKAGINPFNVPEKQLNDIEDCDLNVVRLCFQVFLPDEHGNLTTALPPVVSNPIYDNRAPNTAELRICRVNKNCGSVRGGDEIFLLCDKVQKDDIEVRFVLNDWEAKGIFSQADVHRQVAIVFKTPPYCKAITEPVTVKMQLRRPSDQEVSESMDFRYLPDEKDTYGNKAKKQKTTLLFQKLCQDHVETGFRHVDQDGLELLTSGDPPTLASQNAGITVNFPERPRLGLLGSIGEGRYFKKEPSLFSHDAVVREMPTGVSSQAESYYPSPGPISSGLSHHASMAPLPSSSWSSVAHPTPRSGNTNPLSSFSTGTLPSNSQGIPPFLRIPVGNDLNASNTCIYNNADDIVGMEASSMPPEDLYGISDPNMLSNCSVNMMTTSNDSMGETDNPRLLSMNLENPSCNSVLDPRDLRQLHQMSSSSMSAGTNSNTTVFVSQSDAFEGSDFSCADNSMINESGPSNSTNPNSHGFVQGSQYSGIGSMQNEQLSDSFPYEFFQV; from the exons ATTATGAACTATTATGGAAAAGGAAAAGTGAGAATTACATTAGTAACAAAGAATGACCCATATAAACCTCATCCTCATGATTTAGTTGGAAAAGACTGCAGAGACGGCTACTATGAAGCGGAATTTGGACAAGAACGCAGACCTCTGTT TTTCCAAAATTTGGGTATTCGATGtgtgaagaaaaaagaagtaaaagaagctATTATTACAAGAATAAAGGCAGGAATCAATCCATTCAATG tcCCTGAAAAACAGCTGAATGATATTGAAGATTGTGACCTCAATGTGGTGAGACTATGTTTTCAAGTTTTCCTCCCTGATGAACATGGTAATTTGACGACTGCTCTTCCTCCTGTTGTCTCGAACCCAATTTATGACAACC gtGCTCCAAATACTGCAGAATTAAGGATTTGTCGTGTAAACAAGAATTGTGGAAGTGTCAGAGGAGGAGATGAAATATTTCTACTTTGTGACAAAGTTCagaaag ATGACATAGAAGTTCGTTTTGTGTTGAACGATTGGGAAGCAAAAGGCATCTTTTCACAAGCTGATGTACACCGTCAAGTAGCCATTGTTTTCAAAACTCCACCATATTGCAAAGCTATCACAGAACCCGTAACAGTAAAAATGCAGTTGCGGAGACCTTCTGACCAGGAAGTTAGTGAATCTATGGATTTTAGATATCTGCCAGATGAAAAAG ATACTTACGGcaataaagcaaagaaacaaaagacgACTTTGCTTTTCCAGAAACTGTGCCAGGATCACG tagaaacagggtttcgccatgttgaccaggatggtcttgaactcctgacctcaggtgatccacccaccttggcctcccaaaatgctgggattacag TTAATTTTCCTGAGAGACCAAGACTTGGTCTCCTCGGTTCAATTGGAGAAGGAAGATACTTCAAAAAAG AACCAAGCTTGTTTTCTCATGATGCAGTTGTGAGAGAAATGCCTACAGGGGTTTCAAGTCAAGCAGAATCCTACTATCCCTCACCTGGGCCCATCTCAAGTGGATTGTCACATCATGCCTCAATGGCACCTCTGCCTTCTTCAAGCTGGTCATCAgtggcccaccccaccccacgcTCAGGCAATACAAACCCACTGAGTAGTTTTTCAACAGGGACACTTCCTTCTAATTCACAAGGTATCCCACCATTCCTGAGAATACCTGTTGGGAATGATTTAAATGCTTCTAACACTTGCATTTATAACAATGCCGATGACATAGTCGGAATGGAAGCGTCATCCATGCCACCAGAAGACTTATATGGTATTTCTGATCCCAACATGCTGTCTAATTGTTCTGTGAATATGATGACAACCAGCAATGACAGCATGGGAGAGACCGATAATCCAAGACTTCTGAGCATGAATCTTGAAAACCCCTCATGTAATTCAGTGTTAGACCCAAGAGACTTGAGACAACTCCATCAGATGTCCTCTTCCAGTATGTCAGCAGGCACCAATTCCAATACTACTGTTTTTGTTTCACAATCAGATGCATTTGAGGGATCTGACTTCAGTTGTGCAGATAACAGCATGATAAATGAGTCGGGACCATCAAACAGTACTAATCCAAACAGTCATGGTTTTGTTCAAGGTAGTCAGTATTCAGGTATTGGCAGTATGCAAAATGAGCAATTGAGTGACtcctttccatatgaattttttcaaGTATAA
- the REL gene encoding proto-oncogene c-Rel isoform X3, translating into MASGVYNPYIEIIEQPRQRGMRFRYKCEGRSAGSIPGEHSTDNNRTYPSIQIMNYYGKGKVRITLVTKNDPYKPHPHDLVGKDCRDGYYEAEFGQERRPLFFQNLGIRCVKKKEVKEAIITRIKAGINPFNVPEKQLNDIEDCDLNVVRLCFQVFLPDEHGNLTTALPPVVSNPIYDNRAPNTAELRICRVNKNCGSVRGGDEIFLLCDKVQKDDIEVRFVLNDWEAKGIFSQADVHRQVAIVFKTPPYCKAITEPVTVKMQLRRPSDQEVSESMDFRYLPDEKDTYGNKAKKQKTTLLFQKLCQDHVNFPERPRLGLLGSIGEGRYFKKEPSLFSHDAVVREMPTGVSSQAESYYPSPGPISSGLSHHASMAPLPSSSWSSVAHPTPRSGNTNPLSSFSTGTLPSNSQGIPPFLRIPVGNDLNASNTCIYNNADDIVGMEASSMPPEDLYGISDPNMLSNCSVNMMTTSNDSMGETDNPRLLSMNLENPSCNSVLDPRDLRQLHQMSSSSMSAGTNSNTTVFVSQSDAFEGSDFSCADNSMINESGPSNSTNPNSHGFVQGSQYSGIGSMQNEQLSDSFPYEFFQV; encoded by the exons ATTATGAACTATTATGGAAAAGGAAAAGTGAGAATTACATTAGTAACAAAGAATGACCCATATAAACCTCATCCTCATGATTTAGTTGGAAAAGACTGCAGAGACGGCTACTATGAAGCGGAATTTGGACAAGAACGCAGACCTCTGTT TTTCCAAAATTTGGGTATTCGATGtgtgaagaaaaaagaagtaaaagaagctATTATTACAAGAATAAAGGCAGGAATCAATCCATTCAATG tcCCTGAAAAACAGCTGAATGATATTGAAGATTGTGACCTCAATGTGGTGAGACTATGTTTTCAAGTTTTCCTCCCTGATGAACATGGTAATTTGACGACTGCTCTTCCTCCTGTTGTCTCGAACCCAATTTATGACAACC gtGCTCCAAATACTGCAGAATTAAGGATTTGTCGTGTAAACAAGAATTGTGGAAGTGTCAGAGGAGGAGATGAAATATTTCTACTTTGTGACAAAGTTCagaaag ATGACATAGAAGTTCGTTTTGTGTTGAACGATTGGGAAGCAAAAGGCATCTTTTCACAAGCTGATGTACACCGTCAAGTAGCCATTGTTTTCAAAACTCCACCATATTGCAAAGCTATCACAGAACCCGTAACAGTAAAAATGCAGTTGCGGAGACCTTCTGACCAGGAAGTTAGTGAATCTATGGATTTTAGATATCTGCCAGATGAAAAAG ATACTTACGGcaataaagcaaagaaacaaaagacgACTTTGCTTTTCCAGAAACTGTGCCAGGATCACG TTAATTTTCCTGAGAGACCAAGACTTGGTCTCCTCGGTTCAATTGGAGAAGGAAGATACTTCAAAAAAG AACCAAGCTTGTTTTCTCATGATGCAGTTGTGAGAGAAATGCCTACAGGGGTTTCAAGTCAAGCAGAATCCTACTATCCCTCACCTGGGCCCATCTCAAGTGGATTGTCACATCATGCCTCAATGGCACCTCTGCCTTCTTCAAGCTGGTCATCAgtggcccaccccaccccacgcTCAGGCAATACAAACCCACTGAGTAGTTTTTCAACAGGGACACTTCCTTCTAATTCACAAGGTATCCCACCATTCCTGAGAATACCTGTTGGGAATGATTTAAATGCTTCTAACACTTGCATTTATAACAATGCCGATGACATAGTCGGAATGGAAGCGTCATCCATGCCACCAGAAGACTTATATGGTATTTCTGATCCCAACATGCTGTCTAATTGTTCTGTGAATATGATGACAACCAGCAATGACAGCATGGGAGAGACCGATAATCCAAGACTTCTGAGCATGAATCTTGAAAACCCCTCATGTAATTCAGTGTTAGACCCAAGAGACTTGAGACAACTCCATCAGATGTCCTCTTCCAGTATGTCAGCAGGCACCAATTCCAATACTACTGTTTTTGTTTCACAATCAGATGCATTTGAGGGATCTGACTTCAGTTGTGCAGATAACAGCATGATAAATGAGTCGGGACCATCAAACAGTACTAATCCAAACAGTCATGGTTTTGTTCAAGGTAGTCAGTATTCAGGTATTGGCAGTATGCAAAATGAGCAATTGAGTGACtcctttccatatgaattttttcaaGTATAA
- the REL gene encoding proto-oncogene c-Rel isoform X4 — protein sequence MASGVYNPYIEIIEQPRQRGMRFRYKCEGRSAGSIPGEHSTDNNRTYPSIQIMNYYGKGKVRITLVTKNDPYKPHPHDLVGKDCRDGYYEAEFGQERRPLFFQNLGIRCVKKKEVKEAIITRIKAGINPFNVPEKQLNDIEDCDLNVVRLCFQVFLPDEHGNLTTALPPVVSNPIYDNRAPNTAELRICRVNKNCGSVRGGDEIFLLCDKVQKDDIEVRFVLNDWEAKGIFSQADVHRQVAIVFKTPPYCKAITEPVTVKMQLRRPSDQEVSESMDFRYLPDEKDTYGNKAKKQKTTLLFQKLCQDHEPSLFSHDAVVREMPTGVSSQAESYYPSPGPISSGLSHHASMAPLPSSSWSSVAHPTPRSGNTNPLSSFSTGTLPSNSQGIPPFLRIPVGNDLNASNTCIYNNADDIVGMEASSMPPEDLYGISDPNMLSNCSVNMMTTSNDSMGETDNPRLLSMNLENPSCNSVLDPRDLRQLHQMSSSSMSAGTNSNTTVFVSQSDAFEGSDFSCADNSMINESGPSNSTNPNSHGFVQGSQYSGIGSMQNEQLSDSFPYEFFQV from the exons ATTATGAACTATTATGGAAAAGGAAAAGTGAGAATTACATTAGTAACAAAGAATGACCCATATAAACCTCATCCTCATGATTTAGTTGGAAAAGACTGCAGAGACGGCTACTATGAAGCGGAATTTGGACAAGAACGCAGACCTCTGTT TTTCCAAAATTTGGGTATTCGATGtgtgaagaaaaaagaagtaaaagaagctATTATTACAAGAATAAAGGCAGGAATCAATCCATTCAATG tcCCTGAAAAACAGCTGAATGATATTGAAGATTGTGACCTCAATGTGGTGAGACTATGTTTTCAAGTTTTCCTCCCTGATGAACATGGTAATTTGACGACTGCTCTTCCTCCTGTTGTCTCGAACCCAATTTATGACAACC gtGCTCCAAATACTGCAGAATTAAGGATTTGTCGTGTAAACAAGAATTGTGGAAGTGTCAGAGGAGGAGATGAAATATTTCTACTTTGTGACAAAGTTCagaaag ATGACATAGAAGTTCGTTTTGTGTTGAACGATTGGGAAGCAAAAGGCATCTTTTCACAAGCTGATGTACACCGTCAAGTAGCCATTGTTTTCAAAACTCCACCATATTGCAAAGCTATCACAGAACCCGTAACAGTAAAAATGCAGTTGCGGAGACCTTCTGACCAGGAAGTTAGTGAATCTATGGATTTTAGATATCTGCCAGATGAAAAAG ATACTTACGGcaataaagcaaagaaacaaaagacgACTTTGCTTTTCCAGAAACTGTGCCAGGATCACG AACCAAGCTTGTTTTCTCATGATGCAGTTGTGAGAGAAATGCCTACAGGGGTTTCAAGTCAAGCAGAATCCTACTATCCCTCACCTGGGCCCATCTCAAGTGGATTGTCACATCATGCCTCAATGGCACCTCTGCCTTCTTCAAGCTGGTCATCAgtggcccaccccaccccacgcTCAGGCAATACAAACCCACTGAGTAGTTTTTCAACAGGGACACTTCCTTCTAATTCACAAGGTATCCCACCATTCCTGAGAATACCTGTTGGGAATGATTTAAATGCTTCTAACACTTGCATTTATAACAATGCCGATGACATAGTCGGAATGGAAGCGTCATCCATGCCACCAGAAGACTTATATGGTATTTCTGATCCCAACATGCTGTCTAATTGTTCTGTGAATATGATGACAACCAGCAATGACAGCATGGGAGAGACCGATAATCCAAGACTTCTGAGCATGAATCTTGAAAACCCCTCATGTAATTCAGTGTTAGACCCAAGAGACTTGAGACAACTCCATCAGATGTCCTCTTCCAGTATGTCAGCAGGCACCAATTCCAATACTACTGTTTTTGTTTCACAATCAGATGCATTTGAGGGATCTGACTTCAGTTGTGCAGATAACAGCATGATAAATGAGTCGGGACCATCAAACAGTACTAATCCAAACAGTCATGGTTTTGTTCAAGGTAGTCAGTATTCAGGTATTGGCAGTATGCAAAATGAGCAATTGAGTGACtcctttccatatgaattttttcaaGTATAA